One part of the Streptomyces ferrugineus genome encodes these proteins:
- a CDS encoding GNAT family N-acetyltransferase, whose protein sequence is MPLTFTLDPAVTPALRDGILDLWTDVSNAGGAVGFVPPAAREEIRPELVRHFVAMAEGCSRLLVGHDEAGEVAATAFLTFNAHRLMTHWVWLYTVMVHPRHQGRGYGRDLLAVAEEAARSFDGVDAIRLTCRGGLGLESFYGSCGYKEVGRIPDAIRVAPGDDRDDVIMLLPLD, encoded by the coding sequence GTGCCTCTTACTTTCACACTCGATCCAGCCGTCACCCCCGCCCTCCGCGACGGCATCCTCGACCTGTGGACCGACGTCTCCAACGCGGGCGGAGCCGTCGGCTTCGTGCCGCCGGCGGCACGGGAGGAGATCCGGCCGGAGCTGGTGCGGCACTTCGTGGCGATGGCGGAAGGGTGCAGTCGGCTGCTGGTCGGCCACGACGAGGCGGGCGAGGTGGCCGCGACGGCCTTCCTCACCTTCAACGCGCACCGCCTGATGACGCACTGGGTGTGGCTGTACACGGTGATGGTGCACCCCCGCCACCAGGGCAGGGGCTACGGCCGCGACCTGCTGGCGGTCGCCGAGGAAGCGGCCCGCTCCTTCGACGGCGTCGACGCGATCCGGCTCACCTGTCGCGGCGGCCTCGGCCTGGAGAGCTTCTACGGCTCCTGCGGCTACAAGGAGGTCGGCCGGATCCCGGACGCCATCCGGGTCGCCCCGGGCGACGACCGGGACGACGTGATCATGCTGCTGCCGCTCGACTGA
- a CDS encoding SPFH domain-containing protein, producing MAQARARAKQGAQRVAQAVASGTDPRAAAQQELRRQTGGRATATGGDEQYDVQGQGIDPADFPAAREQGSTATVMRQKTVPLDEAGEALGRSEQVREDGEMVHAICPMVIPKGRSIISMLPVLMLLVLGAVGTSIVGASGADVLTNPLFGAHYWVVAVLAVAFVWWRQGMVMVPDGCQALITRFGKLEKVVGPGRVVLLSPWKRVSYIVNTTREYPFNAPVREAPTRGGVKASIDLFIQFRISDPTEFVYTLGAVRGFEEKLSNAVSETIRSLIYEQEAAGIYDMVGEDTGRLLEQLNQQFRPAVELTNANITHAEPSDQRYRMDLAAPEMVRVAKEAYTHEYALQLRKEQDEGDLTRELASSQETLSAIQADIAQYQAQMDTAVERETNRAEALARQRYVQAESEAKANAALLEAQALDIRAVTAAEAPEILEYRYQQQVLDTLEQVADHLPRLVRIGGTADAGIDFLELARELVGERGTELFSEEDMAAVRGRLAEVSERIAAREGEIGALLAAERPTVPQVPDPAVSADSSDTSEEAAQ from the coding sequence GTGGCACAAGCGCGAGCCCGCGCGAAGCAGGGCGCACAGCGCGTCGCCCAAGCCGTCGCTTCCGGCACCGATCCGCGGGCGGCCGCGCAGCAGGAACTGCGGCGGCAGACCGGCGGACGAGCCACAGCGACCGGCGGCGACGAGCAGTACGACGTCCAGGGCCAGGGCATCGACCCGGCCGACTTCCCGGCTGCCCGGGAACAGGGCTCCACCGCCACCGTCATGCGGCAGAAGACCGTGCCGCTGGACGAGGCCGGGGAGGCGCTCGGCAGAAGCGAGCAGGTGCGCGAGGACGGCGAGATGGTGCATGCCATCTGCCCGATGGTGATCCCCAAGGGCCGCTCGATCATCTCCATGCTGCCGGTGCTGATGCTGCTCGTGCTGGGCGCGGTGGGTACGTCGATCGTCGGAGCCTCCGGCGCCGACGTCCTGACCAACCCGTTGTTCGGCGCGCACTACTGGGTCGTGGCGGTCCTCGCCGTCGCCTTCGTGTGGTGGCGGCAGGGCATGGTCATGGTGCCGGACGGCTGCCAGGCGCTGATCACCCGGTTCGGCAAGCTGGAGAAGGTCGTGGGGCCGGGCCGGGTCGTGCTGCTGAGCCCGTGGAAGCGGGTGTCGTACATCGTCAACACCACGCGCGAGTACCCCTTCAACGCGCCGGTGCGCGAGGCGCCGACCCGGGGCGGCGTGAAGGCGTCGATCGACCTGTTCATCCAGTTCCGGATCAGCGACCCCACCGAGTTCGTCTACACCCTCGGCGCGGTGCGCGGCTTCGAGGAGAAGCTGAGCAACGCCGTCAGCGAGACCATCCGCAGCCTCATCTACGAGCAGGAGGCCGCCGGCATCTACGACATGGTCGGCGAGGACACCGGCCGGCTGCTGGAGCAGCTCAACCAGCAGTTCCGCCCGGCCGTCGAGCTGACCAACGCCAACATCACCCACGCCGAGCCCTCCGACCAGCGCTACCGCATGGACCTGGCGGCGCCCGAGATGGTGCGGGTGGCCAAGGAGGCGTACACGCACGAGTACGCGCTCCAGCTCCGCAAGGAGCAGGACGAGGGTGACCTGACCCGCGAGCTCGCCTCCAGCCAGGAGACGCTCTCCGCGATCCAGGCCGACATCGCCCAGTACCAGGCGCAGATGGACACGGCCGTCGAGCGCGAGACCAACCGCGCCGAGGCGCTCGCCCGACAGCGCTATGTCCAGGCCGAGTCGGAGGCGAAGGCGAACGCGGCCCTCCTGGAGGCGCAGGCCCTGGACATCCGCGCGGTGACCGCGGCCGAGGCGCCGGAGATCCTGGAGTACCGCTACCAGCAGCAGGTGCTGGACACCCTGGAGCAGGTCGCCGACCACCTGCCGCGGCTCGTGCGCATCGGCGGCACGGCGGACGCGGGGATCGACTTCCTGGAGCTGGCCCGCGAACTGGTCGGCGAGCGCGGCACGGAACTGTTCAGCGAAGAGGACATGGC
- a CDS encoding Lrp/AsnC family transcriptional regulator, with translation MDAVDRQLIQALRENGRASYAELGRLVGLSGPSVTDRINRLEAAGVITGYRATVDAASLGLGVTALIGISLSDATDHEDVASRLRDLSEIEDCWFIAGDDSYMLKVRAADVDGLEKIIRRLSGTKGVSRTRTTIVLSTKWENRVGELPEEV, from the coding sequence ATGGACGCGGTGGACAGGCAGCTCATCCAGGCCCTGAGGGAGAACGGCCGGGCCTCCTACGCGGAGCTGGGGCGCCTCGTCGGCCTGTCGGGCCCCAGCGTCACCGACCGCATCAACCGGCTGGAGGCGGCCGGCGTCATCACCGGCTACCGCGCCACCGTCGACGCCGCCTCGCTCGGCCTCGGCGTCACCGCGCTGATCGGCATCTCGCTCTCCGACGCCACCGACCACGAGGACGTGGCGAGCCGGCTGCGGGACCTGAGCGAGATCGAGGACTGCTGGTTCATCGCCGGCGACGACTCGTACATGCTCAAGGTGCGCGCGGCGGACGTGGACGGCCTGGAGAAGATCATCCGGCGGCTCAGCGGGACGAAGGGCGTCTCCCGGACGCGTACCACGATCGTGCTCTCCACCAAGTGGGAGAACCGGGTCGGGGAACTTCCGGAAGAGGTATAG
- the mqnE gene encoding aminofutalosine synthase MqnE, with protein sequence MDVGLKRELEDKVRAGVRLTREDGIALYESDDLAWLGGLAHEVRTRKNGDVVHFNVNRHLNMTNVCTASCAYCSFQRKPGEKDAYTMRIEEAVGLAKAMESENLTELHIVNGLHPNLPWRYYPRSLRELKAALPNVSLKAFTATEIHHFETISGLSASEILDELIDAGLESLTGGGAEIFDWEVRQHIVDHRTHWEDWSRIHRLAHEKGLKTPCTMLYGHIEEPRHRVDHVLRLRELQDETGGFQVFIPLRYQHDFVDMKDGKIRNRLQERTQMATGAEALKTFAVSRLLFDNVPHVKVFWVMHGVQTAQLALQHGADDMDGSVVEYKITHDADNYGTPNKLTREDLLDLIRDAGFRPVERNTRYEVIREYDGPDPARRESPQPMRV encoded by the coding sequence ATGGACGTCGGGCTCAAGCGCGAGCTGGAGGACAAGGTCAGGGCGGGTGTCCGCCTGACCCGTGAGGACGGCATCGCGCTGTACGAGTCGGACGACCTGGCCTGGCTGGGCGGTCTCGCCCACGAGGTGCGCACCCGCAAGAACGGTGACGTCGTGCACTTCAACGTCAACCGGCACCTCAACATGACCAACGTCTGTACGGCCTCCTGCGCGTACTGCTCCTTCCAGCGCAAGCCGGGCGAGAAGGACGCGTACACGATGCGCATCGAGGAGGCCGTGGGGCTCGCCAAGGCGATGGAGTCGGAGAACCTCACCGAGCTGCACATCGTCAACGGGCTGCACCCGAACCTCCCGTGGCGGTACTACCCGCGCTCCCTGCGGGAGCTCAAGGCCGCTCTGCCGAACGTCTCCCTGAAGGCCTTCACGGCCACCGAGATCCATCACTTCGAGACGATCAGCGGCCTGTCCGCGTCCGAGATCCTCGACGAGCTCATCGACGCCGGTCTGGAGTCGCTGACCGGCGGCGGCGCGGAGATCTTCGACTGGGAGGTCCGGCAGCACATCGTGGACCACCGCACCCACTGGGAGGACTGGTCCCGTATCCACCGCCTGGCGCACGAGAAGGGTCTGAAGACCCCGTGCACCATGCTCTACGGCCACATCGAGGAGCCGCGCCACCGGGTGGACCATGTGCTCCGGCTTCGCGAGCTGCAGGACGAGACCGGCGGCTTCCAGGTCTTCATCCCGCTGCGCTACCAGCACGACTTCGTGGACATGAAGGACGGCAAGATCCGCAACCGCCTTCAGGAGCGCACTCAGATGGCGACCGGCGCGGAGGCCCTGAAGACCTTCGCCGTCTCCCGTCTCCTCTTCGACAACGTCCCGCACGTCAAGGTCTTCTGGGTCATGCACGGCGTCCAGACCGCGCAGCTCGCGTTGCAGCACGGCGCGGACGACATGGACGGCTCGGTCGTCGAGTACAAGATCACCCATGACGCGGACAACTACGGCACGCCGAACAAGCTGACCCGCGAGGACCTGCTGGACCTGATCCGGGACGCCGGGTTCCGCCCGGTGGAGCGCAACACGCGGTACGAGGTCATCCGCGAGTACGACGGCCCGGATCCGGCGCGCAGGGAGTCCCCGCAGCCCATGCGCGTCTGA
- a CDS encoding UbiX family flavin prenyltransferase, whose protein sequence is MNPVKPGETPRAPWIVGVSGASGTPYAAAVLRALLAAGESVDLVVSRASRLTLLDETGIAFRDAHWEDDLREWLTRGADGKPGTFEADIEGVRYWNAGDLAAGPSSGSYPTKGMLIVPASTACVAGVALGLSKDLLQRAASVTLKEGRALVVAVRETPLNGQTLRHLVTLDDAGATVVPASPAFYAGATHIQDLVDFVAGRVLDAAGVEHRLYRRWKGELGGGARTD, encoded by the coding sequence GTGAACCCAGTCAAGCCAGGAGAGACGCCGCGTGCGCCTTGGATCGTAGGGGTGTCCGGCGCCTCCGGCACCCCATACGCCGCCGCCGTGCTGCGCGCGCTCCTCGCCGCCGGGGAGAGCGTCGACCTGGTCGTCAGCCGGGCGTCGCGACTCACCCTGCTCGACGAGACGGGGATCGCCTTCCGGGACGCCCACTGGGAGGACGACCTGCGGGAGTGGCTCACGCGGGGCGCCGACGGCAAGCCCGGCACCTTCGAGGCGGACATCGAGGGCGTGCGGTACTGGAACGCCGGGGATCTCGCCGCCGGGCCGTCCTCGGGCTCGTACCCCACCAAGGGCATGCTGATCGTGCCCGCCTCCACGGCCTGCGTCGCCGGAGTCGCGCTCGGGCTGTCCAAGGATCTGTTGCAACGGGCGGCGAGCGTGACCCTGAAGGAGGGGCGCGCGCTCGTGGTCGCCGTACGGGAGACGCCCCTGAACGGGCAGACCCTGCGGCACCTGGTGACGCTGGACGACGCGGGCGCGACCGTCGTCCCCGCCTCGCCCGCCTTCTACGCCGGGGCCACGCACATCCAGGACCTGGTGGACTTCGTCGCGGGGCGGGTGCTCGACGCGGCGGGCGTCGAACACCGGCTCTACCGCCGCTGGAAGGGCGAACTGGGCGGGGGCGCCCGGACCGACTGA
- a CDS encoding rhomboid family intramembrane serine protease, with product MPGTSGSWDTGREWSRGERALTAAKLMLGWVALLWLLEVADALSGHALDRFGIMPREPSELVDVVPASFTHFGFAHVAANSVPLLVLGFLAALGGIRRFLAVCALVIVADGIGVWLISPSGTNTAGASGLIFGLFGFLLVTGFVERRPLGVLVGLLVGAIWGSAILAGLAPTQSGVSWQGHLVGLVAGVAAAFVFRRRAALRAGGAL from the coding sequence ATGCCGGGTACATCGGGTTCATGGGACACGGGGCGCGAGTGGTCGCGCGGTGAGCGGGCGCTGACGGCGGCCAAGCTGATGCTGGGCTGGGTGGCGCTGCTGTGGCTGCTCGAAGTGGCGGACGCGCTCAGCGGGCATGCGCTGGACCGGTTCGGGATCATGCCGCGCGAGCCGTCCGAGCTGGTGGACGTCGTCCCGGCCTCGTTCACCCACTTCGGCTTCGCCCATGTCGCGGCGAACAGCGTGCCGCTGCTGGTCCTGGGGTTCCTGGCCGCGCTCGGAGGCATACGGCGGTTCCTGGCCGTCTGCGCCCTGGTCATCGTCGCCGACGGTATCGGCGTGTGGCTCATATCCCCGTCCGGCACCAACACCGCGGGCGCCTCCGGCCTGATCTTCGGCCTCTTCGGCTTCCTCCTGGTCACCGGCTTCGTGGAGCGTCGCCCGCTGGGCGTCCTGGTCGGCCTGCTGGTCGGCGCCATCTGGGGCAGCGCGATCCTGGCGGGCCTCGCCCCGACCCAGTCCGGCGTGAGCTGGCAGGGGCATCTGGTGGGGCTGGTGGCGGGGGTGGCGGCGGCATTCGTCTTCCGCCGCCGGGCCGCGCTCAGGGCCGGGGGCGCGCTTTAG
- a CDS encoding UdgX family uracil-DNA binding protein (This protein belongs to the uracil DNA glycosylase superfamily, members of which act in excision repair of DNA. However, it belongs more specifically to UdgX branch, whose founding member was found to bind uracil in DNA (where it does not belong), without cleaving it, appears to promote DNA repair by a pathway involving RecA, rather than base excision.) codes for MVSTKAPEDAYTAEPFLPDRGGLPALRRAAADCRGCPLHRDATQTVFGAGTADARVMLVGEQPGDQEDRQGKPFVGPAGRLLDRALAEAGIDPGDAYVTNAVKHFKFTRAEPRKRRIHKAPSLREMTACGPWLAAELAVVEPELIVVLGASAGKALLGSSFRVGESRGALLEREIHGRPERLVATVHPSSVLRAQDDEDRKAAYEGLVSDLKVAARALS; via the coding sequence ATGGTGAGCACGAAGGCACCCGAGGACGCCTACACCGCCGAACCCTTCCTTCCCGATCGCGGCGGCCTTCCGGCCCTGCGCCGAGCCGCCGCCGACTGCCGCGGCTGCCCCTTGCACCGCGACGCCACCCAGACCGTGTTCGGCGCCGGGACGGCGGACGCGCGCGTCATGCTCGTCGGGGAGCAGCCCGGCGACCAGGAGGACCGCCAGGGCAAGCCGTTCGTCGGCCCCGCGGGGAGGCTGCTGGACCGGGCTCTCGCGGAGGCCGGCATCGATCCCGGCGACGCGTATGTCACGAACGCCGTCAAGCACTTCAAGTTCACGCGCGCGGAGCCCCGCAAGCGCCGTATCCACAAGGCGCCGTCCCTCCGCGAGATGACGGCGTGCGGCCCTTGGCTGGCCGCCGAACTGGCCGTGGTGGAGCCGGAGCTGATCGTGGTGCTGGGCGCGAGCGCGGGCAAGGCGCTGCTGGGGTCGTCGTTCCGGGTCGGGGAGTCGCGCGGGGCGCTGCTGGAGCGCGAGATCCACGGGCGGCCGGAGAGGCTGGTGGCGACGGTGCATCCGTCGTCGGTGCTGCGGGCACAGGACGACGAGGACCGGAAGGCCGCGTATGAGGGGCTGGTCTCCGATCTGAAAGTGGCGGCACGAGCACTGTCGTAA
- a CDS encoding Uma2 family endonuclease, with the protein MTVSDIDRLHSQLSRFEDMFPGYRMEIVEGNIMMSPVKPHHAQTIRLVWNTLEAQVGAEWGFASDVAFPFDEDNEFCPDLAVIPASEVAKNEGAYPPDLIELVVEVVSQGSIRRDYEVKPRWYASRGIANYLILDPLKGHCVTMWNPGPDGYRGRDTIPYGPDLTLDSPLGKLTVPTGAFPVDPKARPRP; encoded by the coding sequence ATGACCGTCTCGGACATCGACCGCCTGCACTCGCAGCTCAGCCGGTTCGAGGACATGTTCCCCGGCTATCGGATGGAGATTGTCGAGGGCAACATCATGATGAGTCCGGTCAAGCCTCACCACGCGCAGACCATCCGTTTGGTCTGGAACACGCTTGAGGCCCAGGTCGGTGCGGAGTGGGGCTTCGCCAGTGACGTTGCCTTCCCGTTCGACGAGGACAATGAGTTCTGCCCCGACCTGGCTGTCATCCCGGCCTCGGAGGTGGCGAAGAACGAGGGCGCGTACCCGCCCGACCTCATCGAACTGGTCGTCGAGGTAGTGTCTCAGGGCAGTATCCGCCGCGATTACGAGGTCAAACCCCGCTGGTATGCCTCTCGGGGCATCGCCAACTACCTGATCCTCGACCCCCTCAAGGGCCACTGCGTCACCATGTGGAACCCCGGCCCCGACGGCTACCGAGGCCGCGACACCATCCCCTACGGCCCTGACCTCACCCTCGACTCCCCGCTCGGCAAGCTGACGGTCCCCACGGGCGCCTTCCCCGTCGACCCTAAAGCGCGCCCCCGGCCCTGA
- a CDS encoding DUF4229 domain-containing protein encodes MLRYTLMRLGIFVGCLVVVWGLVYSGLAPRGLGDSNGMWIVLLALVLSAPISFVVLRKERDRASAGIVQRVDRMKANLEANRSQEDTADDTARAQGQASRTS; translated from the coding sequence ATGCTCCGCTACACACTGATGCGCCTCGGGATCTTCGTGGGCTGCCTCGTGGTCGTCTGGGGCCTCGTCTACTCCGGCCTCGCCCCGCGCGGCCTCGGCGACTCCAACGGCATGTGGATCGTCCTGCTCGCCCTGGTGCTCTCGGCCCCGATCAGCTTCGTCGTGCTGCGCAAGGAGCGGGACCGCGCGTCCGCCGGGATCGTCCAGCGCGTCGACCGGATGAAGGCCAACCTGGAGGCGAACCGCAGCCAGGAGGACACGGCCGACGACACGGCTCGCGCACAGGGGCAGGCTTCCCGGACCTCGTAG